A single Taeniopygia guttata chromosome 30, bTaeGut7.mat, whole genome shotgun sequence DNA region contains:
- the LOC115491612 gene encoding uncharacterized protein has protein sequence MSPLTDPETRAAAPRSCRCLCPGRDRDQNRDRDRDRDMSQDQNGHQNWEQNPHQNWEQNRDRDRDKNRDRDPDMSRDQNWHQNWHQNGHQNQNWDQNRDQNWDRNRDQNGHQNWNRDQNWHQNQNRNWDRDQNRAMNRGQSWDQNREKNWDQKQNRDGERNWGQNRDQDRDQDRDLERNQNQNRDRPWRRGPGRARSRCRRLAPAVAALAALAAAAALGAAAAALGTLRGRPPVKAATAAHVLLSAGSLSPSPPWRYEDGVRGVHLSGDIRRATAGTLRVTSGGLYLLYGQLSVTCTAATCPRGGVTLRLRRAASPRPLLAVPLALPVTPGGHQRRSALAQAVGHLRPGDILSLEMVGDSLGDSLGDSGGDSAGDAGGWQLAQDEREDNFVGMLRIAGG, from the exons ATGTCGCCGCTCACCGACCCCGAGACTCgcgcggcggccccgcggaGCTGCCGCTGCCTCTGCccgggccgggaccgggaccagaaccgggaccgggaccgggaccgggacatGAGCCAGGACCAGAATGGGCACCAGAACTGGGAGCAGAACCCGCACCAGAATTGGGAGcagaaccgggaccgggaccgggacaaGAACCGAGACCGGGACCCGGACATGAGCCGGGACCAGAACTGGCACCAGAACTGGCACCAAAACGGGCACCAGAACCAGAACTGGGACCAGAACCGGGACCAGAATTGGGACCGGAACCGGGACCAGAACGGGCACCAGAACTGGAACCGGGACCAGAACTGGCACCAGAACCAGAACCGGAACTGGGACCGGGACCAGAACAGAGCCATGAACCGGGGCCAGAGCTGGGACCAGAACCGGGAGAAGAACTGGGACCAAAAGCAAAACCGGGACGGGGAACGGAACTGGGGCCAGAACCGGGACCAGGACCGGGACCAGGACCGGGACTTAGAGCGGAACCAGAACCAGAACCGGGACCGGCCGTggcggcgggggccgggccgggcgcgctcccggtgccgccgcctGGCCCCGGCCGTGGCCGCTCTCGCCGctctcgccgccgccgccgcgctcggagccgccgccgccgccctggGGACGCTCCGGGGACGGCCCCCGGTGAAG gCTGCCACCGCCGCCCACGTCCTGCTCAGTGCCG gctcTCTGTCCCCGTCCCCCCCCTGGCGCTACGAGGACGGCGTTCGGGGCGTTCACCTCAGCGGTGACATCCGTCGTGCCACCGCGGGGACACTGCGGGTGACATCCGGCGGCCTGTACCTCCTCTACGGCCAACTGAGTGTCACCTGCACCGCGGCCACCTGTCCCCGAGGCGGTGTCACCCTCCGGCTGCGCCGCGCCGCGTCCCCCAGGCCGCTGCTGGCGGTGCCACTCGCGCTGCCGGTGACACCCGGGGGCCACCAGCGGCGCTCGGCGCTGGCCCAGGCCGTGGGTCACCTCCGGCCTGGGGACATCCTCAGCCTGGAGATGGTTGGGGACAGCCTTGGGGACAGCCTTGGGGACAGCGGAGGGGACAGCGCAGGGGACGCGGGCGGGTGGCAGTTGGCGCAGGACGAGCGCGAGGACAACTTCGTGGGGATGCTGCGGATCGCAGGAGGGTGA